The Rhododendron vialii isolate Sample 1 chromosome 6a, ASM3025357v1 genome includes a window with the following:
- the LOC131330556 gene encoding (-)-germacrene D synthase-like, which produces MEFDSIPTALLISSKAPVQVTPRRPESVFHPSVWGDHFLAYASADMEVDINMNQNHQQLKENVKKQLVEAQGEYSQQLNLIDAIQRLGVAYQFETEIDKGLHQIYENYHQSGHKNVSNDEDLYITALSFRLLRQHGYSISCDVFNKLKDNEGKFKESLFGDVRGLLSLYEATFLSVHHEDILDEAMEFTTTHLYSALPNLSNNPIAAQVVHALSQPIHKGLTRLESRLFISFYQKDDSHNKVLLDFAKLDFNLLQKLHQKELSEITRWWKDLDVAGKLPFARDRLVEMYFWILGVYEPHYILAIRNLTKVMYLTSIIDDMYDASNATLEELVLFNDAIQRWEVSALDQLPDYMKLVYQTVLDTFNIIEDEMAKQGRSYGVEYAKSALKDLVGVYCKEAKWYHEGYVPSMDEHWPVALLSCGYQAVSTMSFTGMGELATKEAFDWVSSNPLIVQGSSVICRLIDDVVGHKFEQERGHIASSIECYMKKFGATEGEAIVEFQKRVTNAWKDMNSEFLRPTPVPMPLLRLPLNLARVVYVLYKDGDNYTHSGTKLKGFVSSVLVDPVPT; this is translated from the exons ATGGAATTCGATTCTATCCCAACTGCTTTGTTAATCTCAAGTAAGGCACCCGTTCAGGTCACACCACGTCGCCCTGAATCAGTTTTTCATCCTAGTGTTTGGGGAGATCATTTCCTTGCCTACGCTTCTGCTGACAtg GAAGTGGATATCAACATGAATCAAAATCATCAACAGCTTaaagaaaatgtgaaaaagCAGCTAGTGGAAGCACAAGGTGAATATTCACAACAGCTAAATCTTATTGATGCAATCCAGCGCCTTGGTGTGGCCTACCAATTCGAAACAGAGATTGACAAAGGGTTACATCAAATATATGAAAACTATCATCAAAGTGGTCACAAAAATGTCAGCAATGATGAGGATCTTTACATTACTGCTCTCTCGTTTCGATTACTGAGGCAACACGGATATTCTATCTCTTGTG ATGTATTCAACAAACTCAAAGACAATGAAGGAAAATTTAAGGAATCGTTGTTTGGTGATGTGAGAGGATTATTGAGTTTGTACGAAGCTACATTTCTGAGTGTACATCATGAAGATATACTAGATGAAGCAATGGAATTTACCACTACTCACCTCTATTCTGCACTACCGAACTTGAGCAATAATCCAATTGCGGCACAAGTAGTTCATGCTCTATCTCAGCCCATCCACAAGGGCTTGACAAGGCTCGAGTCAAGGCTTTTTATTTCCTTCTATCAAAAAGATGATTCCCACAATAAAGTTCTATTGGATTTTGCGAAATTGGATTTCAACTTATTGCAGAAATTGCACCAGAAGGAGTTAAGCGAAATCACAAG GTGGTGGAAAGATTTGGACGTTGCAGGAAAACTACCTTTTGCAAGGGACAGATTGGTGGAGATGTACTTTTGGATATTGGGAGTGTATGAGCCCCATTATATTCTTGCTATAAGAAATCTAACCAAAGTGATGTACTTGACTTCCATTATTGATGACATGTATGATGCTAGCAATGCTACCCTCGAAGAGCTTGTGCTCTTCAATGATGCAATCCAAAg GTGGGAAGTCAGTGCCTTGGATCAACTTCCGGATTATATGAAACTTGTTTATCAAACGGTTTTGGATACTTTCAACATTATTGAGGATGAAATGGCCAAGCAAGGAAGATCATATGGAGTCGAATACGCAAAATCCGCA TTGAAAGATTTGGTTGGAGTATACTGTAAAGAAGCCAAATGGTATCATGAAGGCTATGTTCCAAGTATGGACGAGCACTGGCCAGTTGCACTATTGAGTTGTGGCTACCAAGCTGTTTCAACCATGTCCTTTACTGGAATGGGAGAGTTGGCGACCAAAGAGGCCTTTGATTGGGTGTCTAGTAATCCTTTGATTGTTCAAGGTTCATCAGTGATTTGCAGACTCATTGATGACGTGGTTGGCCACAAG TTTGAGCAAGAAAGAGGTCACATAGCCTCCTCAATTGAATGCTACATGAAAAAATTCGGTGCAACAGAAGGAGAGGCTATCGTTGAATTCCAGAAACGAGTTACAAATGCATGGAAAGACATGAACTCAGAGTTCCTCCGCCCAACCCCCGTCCCGATGCCTCTCCTCCGGCTACCTTTGAACCTCGCACGAGTTGTTTATGTTTTATACAAGGATGGAGATAATTACACTCATTCTGGAACCAAGTTGAAGGGATTTGTGAGCTCAGTACTCGTTGATCCTGTGCCAACTTGA
- the LOC131328633 gene encoding uncharacterized protein LOC131328633 — protein MEEDLEPEDSIIEEREELMVPPSGGNPTRRHAHFLKPSVTSIKGLVFKLSSGSPTSTTSPSVTDLPLKVEFRGRQGPLQTWKSWFDRMHSLHQSTWKKAGIYEAILSSSYQIRIDKEIVLGFARKWRPDTNTFVFDWGEGTITLEDVFVLGGYSVLGDSILRPLETGESVEIHEKLMKGRSEVIRSKARKADQHEWVRLFMGSGSEIEHEAFLVLWLSRHVFPYALNLISKNVLNIAIHLARGTRIALAPAVLSWLYRDLRLLKNAIFSKKKRNAGLNLWAPLQMVQVWAWERFPTLRPHPSPLELGEPRMAKWNKVKKKKDIENVGLALSSAKECFLWRPYAISEKNWVFPKFYNEGERWVSVCSGMDEDFESFARFLRPCELVGLDCLERYLPHRVAMQFGMDQDLPGLVARFNGTPEIAWKNYSRPIKDGRMYYVPSRYFVSDVTTRYIKWWKQSKLAQKEAVERATGEKSITKSPRNPPEDPKGKNVENDDLGTPTKRKRLNTGKSGGKDEKSITKRKRVEEAKPVRKDKHGLVGIAENRMSGDGKCFVRPQPQIPSSLTADDGDGKKVESQVEHGENNVRCEPMMGGSNRPSQNPIEGSVGIPSEDRESNTNNGGNISTRIMIDIPGLEMRTSKLEIVFARLKVEKAKVRSFSTSIGNCKSMLSNRG, from the exons ATGGAGGAAGACCTAGAACCAGAAGACTCCAtcatagaagagagagaggagctcaTGGTACCACCCTCTGGTGGAAACCCAACTCGAAGGCATGCCCATTTCCTCAAACCCTCAGTCACTTCCATTAAAGGACTAGTCTTTAAGCTTTCTTCTGGGTCTCCAACTTCAACCACTAGTCCCAGTGTTACTGACCTTCCATTGAAGGTGGAATTCAGAGGGCGCCAAGGCCCTCTCCAAACGTGGAAATCTTGGTTTGACCGTATGCATTCTCTTCACCAGTCCACTTGGAAAAAGGCAGGAATATACGAAGCAATCTTGAGTTCCTCTTACCAGATCCGAATAGACAAGGAAATCGTTTTGGGTTTCGCCAGAAAATGGCGTCCGGATACGAACACGTTCGTGTTTGATTGGGGAGAGGGGACTATTACTCTGGAGGATGTTTTTGTACTGGGAGGTTACTCTGTACTTGGGGATTCTATTTTAAGGCCTCTTGAAACCGGCGAATCGGTCGAAATCCACGAGAAGTTGATGAAGGGAAGGAGTGAAGTCATACGGAGTAAGGCTCGCAAAGCCGACCAGCACGAATGGGTGAGGCTTTTCATGGGAAGTGGTAGCGAAATCGAACACGAAGCGTTTCTTGTCCTCTGGCTTTCTAGGCATGTTTTTCCGTACGCTCTGAACTTAATTAGTAAGAATGTCCTCAATATAGCCATTCATTTAGCAAGAGGGACGAGGATCGCCCTTGCTCCCGCAGTTCTCTCGTGGCTTTATCGAGACTTGAGACTGTTGAAAAATGCGATCTTTTCTAAAAAGAAGCGAAATGCAGGGCTCAATCTGTGGGCTCCGTTGCAAATGGTACAAGTTTGGGCTTGGGAGAGATTTCCCACGTTGAGGCCTCACCCTAGTCCTCTTGAACTTGGTGAACCAAGAATGGCTAAATGGAACaaagtgaagaagaagaaggatatTGAGAATGTGGGTCTGGCTCTGAGTTCTGCCAAGGAATGTTTCCTGTGGCGCCCTTACGccatttctgaaaaaaattggGTGTTTCCTAAGTTCTATAATGAAGGAGAACGGTGGGTATCGGTTTGTTCGGGGATGGATGAGGATTTTGAGTCATTTGCTCGGTTTTTGAGGCCATGTGAGTTGGTTGGTTTGGACTGCTTAGAGCGTTATCTTCCTCATCGCGTTGCGATGCAATTTGGGATGGATCAAGATCTTCCTGGTCTAGTGGCTCGTTTCAATGGAACTCCTGAAATTGCCTGGAAAAATTACAGCAGGCCAATTAAAGATGGAAGGATGTACTATGTTCCATCGAGATATTTTGTGTCGGATGTAACAACTCGATATATAAAGTGGTGGAAGCAATCAAAGTTAGCTCAGAAAGAAGCAGTAGAGAGAGCCACGGGAGAGAAGAGCATCACCAAGAGCCCGAGAAACCCACCCGAAGATCCAAAGGGAAAGAATGTGGAAAATGATGACTTGGGTACTCCAACCAAGAGAAAGAGGCTCAACACAGGGAAATCTGGAGGAAAGGATGAAAAGAGCATCACCAAGAGAAAAAGGGTTGAAGAGGCGAAACCTGTTCGAAAAGATAAACACGGACTTGTGGGCATTGCTGAAAACAGAATGTCTGGTGATGGAAAGTGTTTTGTACGCCCTCAACCTCAAATTCCTTCATCTCTAACTGCGGATGATGGTGATGGTAAAAAAGTGGAATCTCAAGTGGAACACGGAGAAAATAATGTGAGGTGCGAACCAATGATGGGAGGATCAAATAGACCCTCTCAAAACCCAATTGAGGGCAGTGTTGGAATTCCAAGTGAGGATAGGGAGAGCAATACCAACAATGGAGGGAATATCAGTACCCGAATCATGATTGATATACCAGGACTTGAAATGAGAACAAGCAAGCTTGAGATAGTGTTTGCCCGGCTGAAAGTTGAAAAGGCCAAGG TGAGAAGTTTTTCAACTTCTATTGGTAACTGTAAGTCGATGCTATCTAATCGGGGTTAA
- the LOC131330558 gene encoding putative F-box/LRR-repeat protein At4g00320: MVDSLLLRFWFGFGFHLIEFTNSILPEAYLLPIIMPDRTKSSKTVADGDRISGLPEPIVHHIMSFLPSEDVARAGSLSKTWQSLGSTNPNLYFDQTAFQRALPETLSAVEKLDLFLTSLNRSLQGLEERSMNVHKLKLHAIVQDPRLFELAVKRALKSNAQEIELDYYDLDNRYYKIPQCLYSAKPVKRMKLTGFEAGIVDLLSGCPSIEELDLVWCNSSEGVKFSSDKLLKFHVELQVCGGLKSIELDACNLQSFSYYGYAIDYNAVRAASSVTRRTCTINLSTCTFLRKLSLKNAKVSDQWLERHISALAHLEDLSLVRCGGLAIVRIFHEKLKRLHLISCIKVEEAEIDCPKLRRFVFEGGLPRFGFLNSSGSLVATLTVQKGTTIWWFHQFRRLLGLFDHCKTLEIVCDSYEELVFPEEARESFLPPLHDLKHLKINCRSSTVDYTELVDNLLWLSPHLEIMFLNSEVEKHCLKFQYKKISEEKGEEDILCCCRAYPKECWRHCLERVIIDNLDGSANGNDNRKNLLNFFCENAKGLESIQD; encoded by the exons ATGGTTGATTCCCTTCTCCTGCGCTTTtggttcggattcggatttcaCCTCATCGAATTCACCAACTCCATCCTACCTGAAGCATATCTTCTCCCAATTATCATGCCCGATCGAACCAAGTCCTCGAAAACCGTGGCGGACGGGGACCGGATCTCGGGCTTGCCCGAACCCATCGTCCACCACATCATGTCATTCCTGCCGTCGGAAGACGTTGCCCGGGCGGGGTCCCTGTCGAAGACCTGGCAGAGCCTCGGGAGTACCAACCCGAATCTCTACTTTGATCAAACCGCCTTCCAGCGGGCGCTGCCCGAGACCCTTTCTGCCGTTGAGAAACTAGACCTGTTCTTGACGTCCCTGAACCGGTCCCTCCAGGGCCTCGAAGAGAGGTCCATGAATGTTCACAAGCTCAAACTCCACGCAATCGTGCAGGATCCGCGTCTGTTCGAGTTGGCTGTCAAACGGGCGTTGAAGAGCAATGCACAAGAGATAGAACTCGATTATTATGACCTGGATAATCGGTACTACAAAATTCCGCAGTGCCTGTACTCTGCTAAACCGGTTAAGCGTATGAAGTTGACGGGATTCGAGGCGGGCATTGTGGATCTTCTTTCAGGTTGTCCTTCGATCGAGGAATTGGATTTGGTATGGTGTAATTCATCAGAGGGCGTGAAATTCTCAAGTGACaaacttttgaaatttcacGTCGAGCTTCAGGTCTGTGGTGGGTTGAAGAGCATTGAGTTGGATGCATGCAATCTTCAATCTTTTAGCTATTATG GGTACGCAATCGACTACAATGCAGTACGTGCGGCGTCATCCGTCACCCGGAGGACTTGCACCATCAATCTCTCTACATGTACATTTCTCAGAAAACTCTCCCTGAAGAACGCCAAAGTCTCGGACCAGTGGTTGGAACGCCATATCTCCGCACTTGCCCATCTCGAGGATCTCTCTCTGGTCCGTTGTGGCGGTTTGGCAATTGTGAGAATTTTTCACGAAAAGCTAAAGAGACTGCACTTGATCTCGTGCATTAAGGTGGAGGAGGCGGAGATCGACTGTCCAAAACTGCGTCGCTTTGTGTTCGAGGGTGGTCTGCCGCGTTTTGGATTCCTAAATTCCTCAGGGTCACTGGTTGCTACACTCACTGTGCAAAAGGGAACAACCATTTGGTGGTTCCACCAGTTTCGCAGACTCCTCGGATTGTTCGACCATTGCAAGACCCTCGAAATCGTCTGCGATTCCTACGAG GAATTGGTTTTCCCCGAAGAAGCGCGAGAGAGTTTTCTTCCTCCGTTGCATGATCTTAAGCATTTGAAGATCAATTGTAGATCTTCTACAGTAGATTATACTGAATTGGTGGACAACTTGCTCTGGCTTTCACCTCATCTGGAGATAATGTTCCTCAATTCCGAAGTCGAAAAACATTGCTTGAAG tTCCAGTACAAGAAGATATCTGAAGAGAAAGGTGAGGAGGATATACTCTGCTGCTGCAGAGCATACCCTAAAGAGTGTTGGAGGCACTGCTTGGAGAGAGTGATAATCGACAACCTTGATGGTTCTGCTAATGGAAATGACAACCGGAAAaacttattgaattttttttgtgagaatgcAAAGGGGCTGGAATCAATTCAAGACTAG